In Thalassospira marina, the following are encoded in one genomic region:
- a CDS encoding branched-chain amino acid ABC transporter permease, which translates to MEFAIISTLNGVTYGLLLFMVSAGLTLIFGMMGVLNFAHASFYMLGAYIAYAVSSLFGFWTGIIVAPIVVGIIGMLVERFLLPRVHAHGHAHELLLTFGLALIIEELIKLFFGDFPVNYQMPDALRFSAFHIFGTGYPFYRMLIGAVAIIMFTVLWLLLTRTRTGIVVRAAERLPNMAEALGHNIPVVFMFVFGTGAALAGLAGAVAGAFYPTNPNMGLELGVIVFVVVVVGGLGSLKGSLVASLLIGLFSSFAVGLDWSLAGALDIVGLGDWARSIGGLMTLELSSVSATIPFALMLVILLVRPAGLLGERN; encoded by the coding sequence ATGGAATTCGCGATCATTTCCACGCTGAATGGCGTGACCTATGGCCTGTTGCTGTTTATGGTCTCGGCTGGTCTGACCCTGATTTTCGGCATGATGGGCGTTCTGAACTTTGCGCACGCATCATTTTACATGCTGGGCGCCTATATCGCCTATGCCGTGTCATCGCTTTTCGGTTTCTGGACCGGCATTATCGTGGCCCCCATTGTTGTCGGCATCATCGGCATGCTGGTGGAACGGTTTTTATTGCCGCGCGTCCATGCCCATGGCCATGCTCACGAATTGTTGCTGACCTTTGGTCTGGCGCTGATCATTGAAGAACTGATCAAACTGTTTTTTGGCGATTTCCCCGTCAATTACCAGATGCCCGACGCCCTGCGCTTTTCAGCCTTTCATATTTTTGGCACGGGCTACCCGTTTTACCGGATGCTGATTGGCGCGGTTGCCATCATCATGTTTACGGTTCTATGGCTGCTGCTGACGCGCACACGCACAGGCATTGTGGTGCGCGCCGCCGAACGCCTGCCCAACATGGCCGAAGCACTGGGTCATAACATTCCCGTCGTATTCATGTTTGTTTTTGGCACGGGTGCGGCCCTTGCCGGGCTGGCCGGGGCCGTTGCCGGGGCGTTTTACCCGACCAACCCCAATATGGGCCTTGAACTTGGCGTCATCGTCTTTGTCGTGGTGGTTGTCGGTGGCCTTGGATCACTTAAGGGGTCGCTTGTTGCCTCCCTTCTGATCGGGCTGTTTTCATCCTTTGCCGTGGGGCTGGACTGGTCGCTGGCCGGTGCGCTGGACATTGTCGGGCTGGGGGACTGGGCACGGTCCATTGGCGGCCTTATGACGCTGGAGCTGTCGTCTGTCAGCGCCACCATTCCCTTTGCCCTGATGCTGGTAATCCTGCTGGTGCGCCCTGCGGGCCTTCTGGGGGAACGTAACTGA
- a CDS encoding SDR family oxidoreductase, whose protein sequence is MNMIERLKPRPGLRVLVTAGASGIGAAIARAFLETDASVLICDIDKDVLADFAAQNSTVFTLPADVSDETQVDALLEHAAATLGGLDILVNNAGISGPTGPIDALSIDEIRKTLDIDLMGQFLVLRRAVPMLRQSGDGAIINISSVAGRLGYALRTPYSAAKWGIVGLTQSLAKEVGPDGIRVNAILPGVVRGARIENVIRARAESLGISYAEMEAQYLSLISLRRMVEPEDVAGTALFLCSPAGANISGQAISVCGNVETI, encoded by the coding sequence ATGAATATGATCGAACGTTTGAAACCGCGCCCCGGCCTGCGTGTTCTGGTTACGGCCGGTGCATCGGGGATCGGGGCAGCAATTGCCCGTGCGTTTCTGGAAACCGACGCATCGGTTTTGATTTGCGATATCGATAAAGACGTCCTTGCCGATTTTGCCGCGCAAAACTCCACTGTCTTTACCCTGCCCGCTGATGTGTCCGATGAAACGCAGGTCGATGCCCTGCTTGAACACGCAGCAGCAACGCTGGGCGGGCTTGATATTCTGGTCAATAATGCCGGTATTTCCGGCCCGACCGGCCCGATTGACGCGCTTTCCATCGATGAAATCCGCAAGACCCTTGATATCGATTTGATGGGGCAGTTCCTGGTGCTGCGCCGGGCAGTGCCGATGCTGCGCCAAAGTGGCGATGGCGCCATTATCAATATTTCATCGGTTGCCGGACGGTTGGGATATGCGCTGCGCACGCCTTATTCGGCCGCGAAATGGGGCATTGTCGGCCTGACACAAAGCCTGGCCAAGGAAGTTGGCCCGGATGGCATTCGCGTTAATGCGATCCTGCCCGGTGTTGTGCGCGGGGCGCGGATTGAAAATGTCATTCGCGCGCGGGCGGAATCCCTTGGCATCAGCTATGCCGAGATGGAAGCACAGTACCTTTCCCTTATTTCCCTGCGACGCATGGTCGAACCCGAAGATGTGGCCGGTACGGCCCTGTTTTTGTGTTCGCCCGCCGGGGCCAATATCTCCGGTCAGGCAATCAGTGTCTGCGGCAATGTCGAAACAATCTGA
- a CDS encoding 3-keto-5-aminohexanoate cleavage protein — MAKASRKVIVTCAITGGIHTPSMSPYLPVTADEIAQQAIEAAEAGAAILHLHARNPEDGRPTQDPAAFARFLPRLKQSTDAVLNLTTGGSPTMQVEERLQPALKFGPEVASLNMGSMNFGLYPMLGRYEKFQHDWEPEYLEKSRDVVFRNTFKDIEYILHSCSGNGTRFEFECYDTSHLYTLAHFRDRGLVKGPLFVQTVFGILGGIGTHPEDVAHMKRTADRLFGDDYVWSVLGAGRYQMPITTMAASMGGNVRVGLEDSLWDGPGQLAQSNAAQVRRIRQVLEGLGLEIATPDDARNILSLKGGDQVNF, encoded by the coding sequence ATGGCAAAGGCTTCACGCAAGGTTATTGTTACCTGCGCCATTACCGGGGGCATTCACACCCCCAGCATGTCCCCCTATCTGCCCGTCACCGCCGATGAAATTGCCCAGCAGGCGATCGAGGCCGCCGAGGCCGGTGCCGCGATCCTGCATTTGCACGCGCGCAACCCCGAAGATGGCCGACCGACCCAGGACCCCGCCGCCTTTGCCCGATTTTTACCGCGCCTGAAACAATCCACCGATGCGGTCCTGAACCTGACCACCGGTGGCAGCCCGACCATGCAGGTCGAAGAACGCCTGCAACCTGCCCTTAAATTTGGGCCGGAGGTCGCATCGCTAAATATGGGGTCAATGAATTTCGGCCTTTATCCGATGCTGGGCCGCTATGAAAAATTCCAGCATGACTGGGAACCGGAATATCTGGAAAAATCCCGCGATGTTGTTTTTCGCAACACCTTCAAGGATATCGAATACATCCTGCATTCATGCTCGGGCAATGGCACCCGGTTTGAATTTGAATGTTACGATACCAGCCATCTTTACACGCTGGCGCATTTCCGTGATCGCGGCTTGGTCAAGGGGCCGCTTTTTGTTCAAACCGTGTTTGGCATTCTGGGCGGTATTGGCACCCACCCCGAAGATGTCGCGCATATGAAACGCACCGCTGATCGCCTTTTTGGCGATGATTATGTCTGGTCGGTGCTGGGTGCCGGGCGTTATCAAATGCCGATTACAACAATGGCGGCATCCATGGGGGGGAATGTGCGGGTTGGCCTGGAAGATTCCCTGTGGGATGGCCCGGGACAATTGGCACAATCGAACGCCGCGCAGGTTCGCCGCATCCGCCAGGTTCTTGAAGGGCTGGGTCTTGAAATTGCCACCCCCGATGATGCACGGAACATCCTTTCGCTTAAGGGCGGTGATCAGGTCAATTTCTAA
- a CDS encoding branched-chain amino acid ABC transporter permease, giving the protein MTSMRNIFIIAVILALLVAIPPFLGLGWQNALVNVLIASLFALAFNLLIGQAGLLSFGHAAYFGVGAFATLHLMLAIEDGLVFPTPLLPLAGALAGLVVGLIAGYFSTMRSGVYFALVTLAIAELFHSLAPHLEGIFGGEAGVSSMRMPWTGFTFGSILEVYYLTLAWVVVCGLGLWAYTRTPFGRLTLALRDNEQRVRFLGYNAHSAKVIVFAVSAMVSGVAGALQAISYETTNYSLFASGVSAQVVLQTFVGGSTVFFGPVIGATIFTLFSFLVSDLTRSWVFYQGLIFVLIMLYAPTGIGGVVYHHLRHRHQIDWSKMAAPYGVAIFGGLLIAAGTVFLTETVGILFGQEYAMARQTADMGFPAFELFGVAWQPAGILTWLLPAIALAGGCFILTRARRQIDHLWAQAGKNGDETANSATDATIAGGAK; this is encoded by the coding sequence ATGACATCCATGCGGAACATTTTCATTATTGCGGTGATCCTGGCGCTGCTGGTTGCCATACCGCCCTTTCTGGGTCTTGGCTGGCAGAATGCGCTGGTCAATGTCCTGATTGCCAGCCTGTTTGCCCTTGCCTTCAATTTGCTGATCGGCCAGGCCGGTTTACTGTCATTTGGTCATGCGGCCTATTTCGGGGTTGGTGCCTTTGCCACCCTGCATCTGATGCTGGCCATTGAAGACGGGCTGGTTTTTCCAACCCCGCTTCTGCCCCTTGCCGGGGCACTGGCCGGGCTGGTTGTAGGGCTGATTGCCGGTTATTTTTCCACCATGCGATCGGGCGTTTATTTTGCCCTGGTCACATTGGCAATTGCCGAGCTGTTTCATTCGCTGGCACCGCATCTGGAAGGCATTTTTGGCGGCGAAGCCGGTGTTTCATCCATGCGCATGCCCTGGACCGGTTTTACCTTTGGTTCCATCCTGGAAGTTTATTATCTGACGCTGGCCTGGGTTGTTGTGTGCGGGCTGGGCCTGTGGGCCTATACCCGCACACCTTTTGGCCGCCTGACCCTGGCATTGCGCGACAATGAACAGCGCGTGCGTTTCCTGGGCTATAACGCCCATTCGGCCAAGGTTATTGTCTTTGCCGTATCGGCGATGGTTTCTGGCGTGGCCGGGGCATTGCAGGCAATTTCCTACGAAACAACAAACTATTCCCTGTTTGCCAGCGGCGTTTCCGCACAGGTTGTTTTGCAAACCTTTGTCGGTGGTTCTACCGTGTTTTTTGGCCCCGTCATTGGCGCAACGATTTTCACGCTGTTTTCATTTCTGGTGTCCGATCTGACGCGGTCCTGGGTTTTTTATCAGGGGCTGATTTTTGTTCTGATCATGCTTTATGCCCCCACCGGCATTGGCGGGGTTGTTTACCATCATCTGCGTCATCGTCACCAGATCGACTGGTCAAAAATGGCGGCACCTTACGGGGTTGCAATTTTTGGTGGGCTTCTGATTGCCGCAGGCACGGTATTTTTAACCGAAACGGTCGGTATTCTGTTCGGGCAGGAATATGCAATGGCCCGGCAAACCGCCGATATGGGGTTTCCGGCGTTTGAACTGTTTGGTGTTGCCTGGCAACCCGCAGGTATTTTGACATGGCTGTTGCCTGCCATCGCCCTTGCCGGTGGGTGTTTCATCCTGACCCGTGCGCGCCGCCAGATCGACCACCTTTGGGCGCAGGCCGGTAAAAACGGTGATGAAACAGCCAATAGCGCAACCGACGCCACCATTGCCGGGGGTGCAAAATGA
- a CDS encoding ABC transporter ATP-binding protein — protein sequence MSLLEIQGLHAHYGKSHILHGIDMQVEEASIVSLLGRNGSGRSTLLKAMMGLVPPTAGTITLAGQAITGKRPFDICRQGLGYVPEERLVFPNLTVAENLAMGGQKGAPGAHKWSIDEMYDYFPRLKERNAIRAGYLSGGEQQMLTICRSLLGNPRVLLIDEPTEGLAPKIVDVVMEVILDIGRRGVAVVLVEQKLTIALKVAQKVMVMGHGELVYSGTPDELEASPDVRRNWLEVA from the coding sequence ATGAGCCTGCTCGAAATTCAGGGGCTTCACGCCCATTATGGCAAAAGCCATATCCTGCATGGCATTGATATGCAGGTCGAAGAAGCCAGCATCGTTTCGCTACTGGGGCGGAACGGTTCGGGCCGGTCTACCCTGTTAAAGGCAATGATGGGCCTGGTGCCGCCAACGGCAGGCACCATCACCCTTGCCGGGCAGGCCATTACCGGCAAGCGCCCGTTTGATATTTGCAGGCAGGGCCTGGGTTACGTGCCCGAAGAAAGGCTGGTTTTTCCGAACCTTACGGTGGCGGAAAACCTGGCAATGGGCGGCCAGAAAGGCGCACCGGGCGCACATAAATGGTCCATCGACGAGATGTATGACTATTTCCCGCGCCTTAAAGAACGCAATGCCATTCGGGCGGGTTACCTTTCGGGCGGGGAACAGCAAATGCTGACCATTTGCCGCTCGCTGCTTGGCAATCCGCGTGTGCTGCTGATTGATGAACCAACCGAAGGGCTGGCCCCGAAAATTGTCGATGTGGTGATGGAAGTCATCCTGGATATCGGCCGGCGCGGTGTTGCAGTTGTGCTGGTTGAACAGAAACTGACCATCGCCCTTAAGGTCGCCCAGAAGGTGATGGTCATGGGCCACGGCGAACTTGTCTATAGCGGCACCCCTGACGAACTTGAAGCATCCCCCGATGTCCGGCGCAACTGGCTTGAAGTTGCCTAG
- a CDS encoding ABC transporter ATP-binding protein, with protein MTQQNSQQSALKLANVSKSFGPIKVLQGLNLDIRPGERHAVIGPNGAGKSTLFNLISGMFAPTSGDISLAGNSIAGLAPHKINRAGLARSFQITNIFHRLSVFENLRIGVLARHNVRFGLFRSVGRMRRINDETAEILERVGLQARADNLAGDLTYSEQRALEIGMTLSTGADVILLDEPTAGMSREETAKAADLIRKVTEGKTLLMVEHDMSVVFSLCDRVSVLVYGSILATDTPHGISQNRDVQEAYLGQEEA; from the coding sequence ATGACACAGCAAAATTCGCAGCAATCCGCCCTGAAACTGGCCAATGTCAGCAAGTCATTTGGCCCGATCAAGGTTTTGCAGGGACTAAACCTTGATATCCGCCCCGGCGAACGCCACGCGGTCATTGGCCCGAATGGCGCGGGTAAATCGACGCTGTTTAATCTGATATCGGGTATGTTTGCGCCCACGTCAGGCGATATCAGCCTGGCGGGAAACAGCATTGCCGGGTTGGCACCGCATAAAATCAACCGGGCCGGGCTGGCACGGTCCTTTCAAATCACGAATATTTTTCACCGGCTAAGCGTTTTTGAAAATCTGCGCATCGGTGTTTTGGCCCGTCACAATGTGCGTTTCGGGCTGTTTCGATCAGTCGGGCGGATGCGCCGGATAAATGATGAAACCGCCGAAATCCTTGAACGTGTCGGCCTGCAGGCAAGGGCGGATAATCTTGCCGGTGATCTGACCTATTCCGAACAGCGCGCCCTTGAAATCGGCATGACCCTGTCAACCGGGGCGGATGTGATCCTGCTTGATGAGCCAACCGCAGGCATGTCGCGCGAGGAAACGGCAAAGGCTGCCGATCTGATCCGCAAGGTGACAGAGGGTAAGACCCTTCTGATGGTTGAACACGACATGAGCGTCGTTTTCAGCCTGTGTGACCGGGTTTCGGTGCTGGTTTACGGCAGCATCCTTGCCACCGATACCCCACATGGCATCAGCCAGAACCGTGACGTTCAGGAAGCCTATTTGGGACAGGAGGAAGCATGA
- a CDS encoding 3-hydroxyacyl-CoA dehydrogenase NAD-binding domain-containing protein, protein MQEIGNITVVGTGIIGASWTCLFLAHGHDVVATDIRPGAGPDLFDAVERFWPSLPEAVLALGKRGKLEFSDDLERACQNADFVQENAVERVDAKIELMRRIDAATRPDVVIASSSSAISVTDMQSACAHPERVILGHPFNPPHLVPLVEIAGGEQTAESVLVQAEKFYAGIGKVPVRLNREIYGHIANRMQAAIFREAIHLLESGVASAEDIDRAVSEGPGARWALMGPFLTYRLAGGEKGMPGFWDMFAGMQEKLWADLGTPMPDKDLQIRVSEAVEKSYAGRPTQDLIRERDTRLRQVLAIKARRNEG, encoded by the coding sequence ATGCAGGAAATAGGGAACATCACCGTTGTTGGCACCGGTATTATCGGGGCCAGTTGGACATGCCTGTTTTTGGCCCACGGCCATGATGTGGTGGCAACCGATATTCGCCCCGGTGCCGGGCCGGACCTGTTTGATGCGGTAGAACGGTTTTGGCCTTCATTACCAGAAGCCGTACTTGCCCTTGGCAAGCGGGGGAAGCTGGAATTTTCCGATGATTTGGAACGGGCCTGCCAAAATGCGGATTTTGTGCAGGAAAATGCGGTCGAGCGGGTAGATGCCAAAATCGAGCTGATGCGCCGTATCGATGCTGCAACCCGGCCCGATGTGGTGATTGCATCAAGTTCGTCGGCCATATCGGTAACGGATATGCAATCGGCATGTGCCCATCCTGAAAGGGTGATATTGGGGCACCCGTTTAACCCGCCGCATCTGGTGCCGCTGGTTGAAATTGCCGGGGGTGAACAAACGGCGGAATCCGTGTTGGTGCAGGCAGAAAAATTTTATGCAGGCATTGGCAAAGTCCCGGTGCGACTGAACCGCGAGATTTATGGCCATATCGCCAATCGCATGCAGGCAGCAATTTTTCGCGAGGCCATCCATTTGCTGGAAAGCGGTGTTGCCTCGGCCGAGGATATTGACCGCGCGGTAAGCGAAGGCCCGGGCGCGCGTTGGGCATTGATGGGGCCGTTTTTAACCTATCGCCTGGCTGGTGGCGAAAAGGGCATGCCAGGTTTTTGGGATATGTTTGCTGGTATGCAGGAAAAATTATGGGCCGATCTGGGAACGCCAATGCCAGATAAAGACCTGCAAATCCGGGTTAGCGAAGCTGTTGAAAAATCCTATGCCGGTCGACCAACACAGGATCTGATCCGCGAACGCGATACCCGCCTGCGGCAGGTTTTGGCGATTAAGGCCCGCCGCAACGAAGGTTAG
- a CDS encoding TRAP transporter substrate-binding protein, with product MKKHSRILAALCTTVSVMGLATLAQAAEGLHLKIQTAATASHFSLRYLNEKWIPKLAEMTDGRINIELLPNGAVVPHRDTPDAVSMGILDGDYTSVMYFAGRDPAFALMGDLTAGYDSADQTQAFCSIGGGREMLQKIYDEEGLDVHVVGCGAYSREAFVSKVPIRGVADLKGKKIRAPEGLASAVFKAAGATPVAIPGSEVYTSLEKGIIDAADNSAYSNDKANGMHDIAKYPIFPGIHSTPFQQFTLSQSVWDDLSKADQDILTVWYEAATNDLRRAVDQQDRELVAADKAGSDIEVIDWSQKDRDAFREIAMGEWKKFAESSKLAGEAYETHVKFLKSIGLLAND from the coding sequence ATGAAAAAGCATTCAAGAATTTTGGCTGCCCTTTGCACGACCGTTTCGGTCATGGGGCTGGCAACACTGGCACAGGCCGCAGAAGGCCTGCATTTGAAAATTCAGACCGCCGCAACCGCAAGCCATTTCAGCCTGCGTTATCTGAACGAAAAATGGATCCCCAAACTGGCGGAAATGACGGATGGCCGCATTAATATCGAGCTTTTGCCAAATGGTGCCGTTGTGCCGCACCGTGATACGCCCGATGCCGTATCCATGGGTATTCTGGATGGTGATTATACATCGGTAATGTATTTCGCTGGTCGCGATCCGGCCTTTGCCCTGATGGGTGATTTGACGGCAGGTTATGACAGTGCCGATCAGACCCAGGCATTTTGTTCGATCGGGGGTGGTCGCGAAATGCTGCAGAAGATTTATGATGAAGAAGGCCTGGATGTTCACGTTGTGGGCTGTGGCGCCTATTCCCGTGAAGCCTTTGTTTCCAAGGTGCCGATCCGTGGGGTGGCAGACCTGAAGGGCAAAAAAATTCGCGCACCCGAAGGTTTGGCATCGGCTGTTTTCAAGGCCGCAGGGGCCACCCCGGTCGCCATTCCAGGGTCCGAGGTTTATACCTCGCTTGAAAAGGGCATCATTGATGCGGCGGATAATTCGGCCTATTCAAACGACAAAGCCAATGGCATGCATGACATTGCCAAATACCCGATTTTCCCCGGTATCCATTCCACCCCGTTCCAGCAGTTTACACTGTCGCAAAGCGTTTGGGATGACCTGTCCAAGGCCGACCAGGATATTTTGACGGTTTGGTACGAAGCAGCAACCAATGATTTGCGCCGCGCAGTTGACCAGCAGGATCGCGAGCTTGTGGCGGCAGATAAAGCCGGCAGCGATATTGAAGTGATCGACTGGTCGCAAAAGGACCGTGATGCCTTCCGCGAAATTGCGATGGGCGAATGGAAAAAATTTGCGGAAAGTTCAAAGCTGGCTGGTGAAGCCTATGAAACGCATGTGAAATTTCTGAAAAGCATTGGTCTTCTGGCGAATGACTGA
- a CDS encoding TRAP transporter large permease subunit — translation MSDAPASQIPDYEEQGFDGQEIAAQTRGGIVAHISRFSGIATSLTILVAALATLWEVGSRYILHAPTDWAFEVVMTLIAASWMFSAGYITLNNGHIRITVLSDIVAKPVRHGLEIFGMIVGIIALFLLLSDATGHAYGAIAKVERTGSAFNSPLPTLTSVFLALGAGLYLLQLVANLHDGVKSALAKMLVKVLAICLAVYFIAGLGVALFGDASPFAIITDFVTHLGKMLDPSKALALRKVDLGTLSIIMVVLLIALMMTGMPLGVVTLSVSVLIAIGFFGPRGLYLVSTNAAGMLEHYTLVAVPFFVLMAAILERAGVAEDLFDAMSVFAGNLRGGVAIQTVVVAIILAAMSGVMGGEIVMLGLVALPQMMRLGYDQKLSIGLICASGALATLIPPSIIMIVYGLSAEVGIGQLFIGGIVPGVLLAVCYAGYVLVRVNLNPALAPTAEEAARDGKAPVKRLERKKLISVAMAVTLIFCVMGSIYGGIASVTESAAVGVIGALVIAFLRGRLFRTSLLGDTLVSTMSMVGTIMWLILGAISFVGIFNLVGGGDYLREMFLDLGLPALGIVIAMMAVLLVLGTFMEWIAIVLITVPVFAPVVVALAPDLGLTPTEAKLWFGILFVLNIQIYFLSPPFGPACFWLKSVAPKEITLQQIFASVLPFIGIQFVVLCLFIAFPDLVLWLPDLLSQ, via the coding sequence ATGAGTGATGCACCCGCTTCACAAATACCGGACTATGAAGAACAGGGGTTTGATGGCCAGGAAATTGCGGCCCAGACCCGTGGGGGGATTGTCGCCCATATCAGCCGATTTAGCGGTATTGCCACATCGCTGACCATTCTGGTGGCGGCATTGGCAACCCTTTGGGAAGTCGGATCGCGTTATATCCTTCATGCGCCGACCGACTGGGCCTTTGAAGTTGTGATGACGCTGATTGCGGCATCCTGGATGTTTTCTGCCGGTTATATTACGTTAAATAATGGCCATATCCGCATTACGGTTTTAAGCGATATCGTTGCTAAACCGGTGCGTCATGGCCTTGAGATATTTGGCATGATTGTGGGCATTATTGCCCTGTTCCTGCTGTTAAGTGATGCCACCGGCCATGCCTATGGCGCCATTGCCAAGGTTGAACGTACCGGGAGTGCGTTTAACTCGCCGTTGCCGACATTAACCAGCGTTTTTCTGGCGCTGGGTGCCGGGCTTTATTTGCTGCAACTGGTGGCAAACCTGCATGATGGGGTGAAATCGGCACTGGCGAAAATGCTGGTCAAGGTTTTGGCAATTTGCCTGGCGGTCTATTTCATTGCCGGGCTGGGTGTGGCCCTGTTTGGCGATGCCAGCCCCTTTGCCATTATCACCGATTTTGTCACCCATCTGGGCAAGATGCTTGATCCGTCCAAGGCACTGGCTTTGCGTAAGGTGGACCTTGGGACTTTGTCCATCATCATGGTGGTTTTGCTGATCGCGCTGATGATGACGGGTATGCCGCTGGGTGTTGTTACCCTTTCGGTTTCGGTGCTGATCGCGATTGGCTTTTTCGGGCCGCGCGGGCTTTATCTGGTGTCGACCAATGCCGCTGGCATGCTGGAACACTATACCCTTGTTGCGGTGCCGTTTTTTGTGTTGATGGCGGCCATTCTGGAACGTGCCGGCGTTGCCGAAGACCTGTTTGATGCCATGTCGGTTTTTGCCGGGAATTTGCGGGGTGGCGTGGCCATTCAAACCGTAGTGGTGGCAATAATCCTTGCTGCCATGTCCGGTGTGATGGGCGGCGAGATCGTGATGCTGGGCCTAGTGGCCCTGCCGCAGATGATGCGCCTTGGCTATGATCAGAAACTGTCAATCGGGCTGATTTGCGCATCCGGTGCGCTGGCAACGCTTATTCCGCCATCAATCATCATGATCGTTTATGGCTTGTCGGCCGAAGTGGGCATTGGGCAGCTTTTTATTGGCGGCATTGTGCCCGGTGTTTTGCTGGCTGTGTGTTATGCGGGTTATGTCCTGGTACGGGTTAATCTTAACCCCGCACTGGCACCAACCGCCGAAGAAGCCGCACGGGATGGAAAGGCACCGGTAAAGCGCCTTGAACGCAAAAAGCTGATTTCCGTTGCCATGGCGGTCACCCTGATTTTTTGTGTCATGGGGTCCATTTATGGTGGCATTGCTTCGGTAACCGAAAGTGCGGCTGTCGGGGTTATTGGCGCGCTGGTGATCGCCTTTTTGCGCGGGCGGCTCTTTCGAACCAGCCTTTTGGGCGATACGCTTGTTTCAACCATGTCGATGGTTGGCACTATCATGTGGCTGATTTTAGGGGCAATTTCCTTTGTCGGTATCTTCAACCTGGTTGGTGGTGGCGATTATCTGCGCGAAATGTTCCTTGATCTTGGCTTGCCGGCACTGGGCATTGTGATTGCCATGATGGCGGTGTTGCTGGTTCTTGGCACTTTCATGGAATGGATCGCGATTGTGTTGATCACGGTGCCGGTTTTTGCCCCGGTTGTGGTTGCACTGGCACCTGATCTTGGCCTGACACCAACAGAAGCAAAGCTTTGGTTTGGCATTCTGTTTGTTCTCAATATCCAGATCTATTTTCTCTCACCACCTTTCGGGCCAGCGTGTTTCTGGCTGAAATCCGTCGCGCCAAAGGAAATCACGCTTCAGCAGATATTTGCATCCGTGCTGCCCTTTATCGGCATCCAGTTTGTGGTTCTGTGCCTGTTTATCGCCTTTCCCGATCTGGTTCTGTGGCTGCCAGACCTGTTGTCCCAGTAA
- a CDS encoding alpha/beta fold hydrolase, whose amino-acid sequence MQNSSTKNRDIPLKLRGMGSFHIGGNVIELTDGEPRMVQLTRTGRPAAIDPNGSYIVGQMYVQYFLPDPAQRKTPLLLWHGGGLTGACWETTPDGRVGFRDMFLNFGWDVYVSDAVERGRAGFAPIPDVWEPPISQTLETVFERFRFGKHLPNGETARAQNFAFEDIAFPMASLEKFAAQMVPRWTQTDDIIISAYIEELRQTGPAIVMAHSQGCVFALEAAARHPELISALVLLEPAAISQFAIAAAEWPVPTLIVLGDLIEENARWVKMREDIRNFAGNFPLIEVLSLPDHGIYGNSHMLMMDTNSAEVAEIIQSWMARLPA is encoded by the coding sequence ATGCAAAATTCATCAACGAAAAATCGTGACATTCCATTGAAACTGCGCGGTATGGGGTCTTTCCATATTGGCGGAAACGTTATCGAATTAACCGATGGCGAACCGCGTATGGTGCAGCTAACACGCACTGGTCGCCCTGCTGCGATTGACCCGAACGGGTCCTACATTGTCGGGCAGATGTATGTGCAATATTTCCTGCCAGACCCGGCACAACGTAAAACCCCGTTATTATTGTGGCATGGCGGCGGTTTGACCGGCGCCTGTTGGGAAACCACACCGGATGGCCGGGTCGGATTTCGCGACATGTTCCTGAATTTCGGCTGGGATGTTTATGTCAGCGACGCGGTTGAACGCGGGCGCGCTGGTTTTGCCCCCATCCCCGATGTGTGGGAACCGCCCATTTCACAAACCCTGGAAACGGTGTTTGAACGTTTCCGGTTTGGCAAACATTTGCCCAATGGTGAAACGGCACGGGCGCAGAATTTCGCGTTTGAAGATATTGCCTTTCCAATGGCATCGCTGGAAAAATTCGCCGCCCAAATGGTGCCACGATGGACGCAGACAGACGATATTATAATATCTGCCTATATTGAAGAATTGCGACAAACCGGCCCCGCCATTGTGATGGCACATTCGCAGGGATGTGTCTTTGCCCTGGAGGCTGCGGCCCGCCACCCGGAGCTGATATCGGCACTTGTGTTGCTGGAACCAGCGGCAATTTCGCAATTTGCCATTGCGGCGGCGGAATGGCCTGTACCAACCCTGATTGTCTTGGGTGACCTGATCGAGGAAAATGCCCGCTGGGTAAAAATGCGCGAAGATATTCGCAATTTTGCCGGAAATTTCCCGCTGATCGAAGTGCTTTCTTTGCCCGATCATGGCATTTACGGTAACAGCCACATGCTGATGATGGATACAAATTCAGCCGAAGTTGCCGAAATTATCCAGTCCTGGATGGCACGTTTGCCTGCCTGA